In the genome of Deinococcus psychrotolerans, one region contains:
- a CDS encoding alpha-hydroxy acid oxidase codes for MNLADLHNLAQIEAAAKSRLAPSTLSYYDGGANDELTVAANRASYAKLSLLPRVMVDISEIDLTTSVLGTPLKLPIGIAPSALHGLAHPDAECATARAAASMGSLMALSTLSNSTIEEVGEAAPGKWWFQLYLYRDREVSRALVQRAEAAGAGALVLTVDAAYLGRRERLLRLPMVVPEQLALPNIGAQHPQPLQYFVSLLDTSLNWKDLAWLRGLTDLPIVLKGILTPQDADLAAEHGCHVWVSNHGGRQLDTAVTALEMLPEISAALAGRCELYLDGGITRGTDVLKALALGANAVFLGRAALWGLAVAGEIGVVHTLKLLEDELRLAMALCGKTSLAQLGPELVRAGG; via the coding sequence ATGAACCTTGCAGACTTGCACAACCTCGCCCAGATAGAAGCGGCGGCCAAGTCGCGGCTTGCTCCCAGCACCCTGAGTTACTACGACGGCGGAGCCAACGACGAGCTGACGGTGGCGGCCAACCGCGCCTCCTATGCCAAATTGTCGCTGCTGCCCCGCGTGATGGTGGACATCTCGGAGATCGATCTGACCACCAGCGTCTTGGGCACGCCGCTCAAACTGCCGATCGGCATTGCGCCCAGTGCCCTGCACGGCCTGGCTCACCCAGATGCCGAGTGCGCCACCGCCCGCGCCGCCGCCAGCATGGGCAGCCTGATGGCCCTGAGCACACTGAGCAATTCCACTATTGAGGAGGTGGGCGAGGCCGCGCCGGGAAAATGGTGGTTTCAGCTCTACCTTTACCGTGACCGCGAGGTGAGCCGCGCTTTGGTGCAGCGGGCCGAGGCCGCCGGAGCCGGAGCGCTGGTGCTGACGGTGGACGCCGCCTACCTGGGCCGCCGCGAACGCCTCCTGCGCTTGCCGATGGTGGTGCCGGAGCAACTGGCCCTGCCGAATATCGGCGCTCAGCACCCTCAACCGCTTCAGTATTTCGTTTCGCTCCTCGACACTTCGCTCAACTGGAAGGATCTGGCGTGGCTGCGCGGCCTGACCGATTTGCCGATTGTGCTTAAAGGGATTTTGACTCCCCAAGACGCCGACCTCGCCGCCGAGCACGGCTGCCACGTTTGGGTCAGCAATCACGGCGGGCGGCAACTCGATACGGCGGTGACGGCTCTAGAAATGCTGCCTGAAATCAGCGCGGCGCTGGCTGGACGGTGCGAACTCTATCTCGACGGCGGTATTACGCGCGGCACCGACGTTCTTAAAGCGCTGGCGCTGGGCGCAAACGCGGTCTTTTTGGGCCGGGCAGCGCTGTGGGGCTTAGCCGTAGCAGGCGAGATCGGCGTGGTTCACACCCTCAAACTGCTGGAAGATGAACTGCGGTTGGCGATGGCCCTGTGCGGCAAAACGAGCTTGGCGCAGTTGGGGCCGGAGTTGGTGCGGGCGGGCGGCTGA
- a CDS encoding lysophospholipid acyltransferase family protein, producing the protein MPPPITPHPDDPVELHFAPEGLATRLRFALLGRPLIWSRLKWAQRFPESLTPAQRLNIQRTLSRRILAHLKVKLELHGLENIGPTAAVKGPYLIASLHEGIADVPCLLQLPLMMRFVARREIFTWPEIGPVLSKLGHVSINPEHPLGGFRDLLRGAEEILGGGESLVTFPQGTIAGIQSDFQRGVFEVAKRLGVPILPVALTGAHRIWEHPFAPTLRSGVRVGLRVLPPISAEEVRSAHPETLRVRTRRAVKAAAMSAEMPPARFFDPERDGYWDGYKLDIDPDFPGVAHQMSDHRAAFLKGTA; encoded by the coding sequence TTGCCCCCGCCCATCACCCCACACCCCGACGACCCAGTCGAGCTGCACTTTGCGCCGGAAGGCCTCGCCACGCGGCTGCGCTTTGCTCTGCTGGGCCGCCCGCTGATCTGGAGCAGATTGAAGTGGGCGCAGCGCTTCCCCGAATCGCTGACGCCCGCCCAGCGACTGAACATTCAGCGGACACTCAGCCGCCGCATCCTGGCCCATTTGAAGGTCAAGCTGGAACTGCACGGTTTGGAAAACATCGGCCCGACCGCCGCCGTCAAAGGGCCGTATCTGATCGCTTCACTGCATGAAGGCATTGCCGACGTGCCGTGCTTGCTGCAACTGCCGCTGATGATGCGGTTCGTGGCGCGGCGCGAGATTTTTACCTGGCCTGAGATCGGGCCGGTGCTGAGCAAACTCGGCCATGTTTCGATCAATCCCGAACATCCGCTGGGCGGCTTCCGCGACCTTTTGCGCGGCGCAGAGGAGATTCTCGGCGGCGGCGAGAGTTTGGTGACTTTTCCGCAGGGAACCATCGCGGGCATCCAAAGCGACTTTCAGCGCGGCGTGTTTGAAGTGGCCAAGCGGCTGGGTGTGCCGATTTTGCCAGTGGCGCTGACCGGTGCGCACCGCATCTGGGAGCATCCTTTTGCACCTACACTGCGCTCCGGTGTACGGGTGGGGCTGCGGGTTTTGCCGCCTATCAGCGCCGAAGAAGTGCGGAGCGCCCACCCAGAAACCCTGCGCGTCCGCACGCGACGGGCCGTCAAAGCGGCGGCCATGAGCGCCGAGATGCCGCCCGCCCGCTTCTTTGATCCTGAGCGTGACGGCTACTGGGACGGTTACAAACTCGATATCGACCCCGACTTTCCCGGCGTAGCGCACCAGATGAGCGACCACCGCGCCGCTTTTTTGAAAGGCACGGCCTGA
- a CDS encoding tyrosine-type recombinase/integrase codes for MSESELRQLLIKQDVEGVLNAVESSLPGQPGNATRRNNVSGCRIFLRWAFDSGQSVLSPAETLGAAYLAFLKRKHPDTPASVINRLAHARNLYTALRDQGAAAADPFTQLDAPSNDPALHKEAYTEAEIQRLITHGNAREQALVLLGAHAGLTGPEVAKLNWRDMQFEQGILSVRGREVPTGTALHAALQHYAHAQGVTQLFGGEGKVFPELDNDHMVRAALFRVCMSGNVPYRAWRALRNHAGLRMLNLTHDEQRVAQYLGLSTLKAVKFIQRAVDRGMGQASG; via the coding sequence ATGAGCGAAAGCGAACTGCGGCAACTGCTGATCAAACAAGATGTGGAAGGCGTCCTCAATGCTGTTGAGTCGAGCTTGCCCGGTCAGCCCGGCAACGCCACCCGCCGCAACAATGTCAGCGGCTGCCGGATTTTTTTACGCTGGGCCTTTGACAGCGGCCAGAGCGTGCTGTCGCCTGCCGAAACGCTGGGAGCGGCGTATCTGGCTTTCCTCAAGCGCAAGCACCCCGACACGCCCGCCAGCGTCATCAACCGCCTCGCGCACGCCCGCAACCTCTATACGGCGCTGCGAGATCAGGGCGCAGCCGCCGCCGATCCATTCACCCAACTCGACGCGCCCAGCAACGATCCAGCGCTGCACAAGGAAGCCTACACCGAAGCTGAAATTCAGCGCTTGATCACGCACGGCAACGCCCGTGAACAGGCGCTGGTGCTGCTCGGCGCACACGCGGGCCTGACTGGGCCGGAAGTCGCCAAGCTCAACTGGCGCGACATGCAGTTCGAGCAGGGCATCCTCAGCGTGCGGGGCCGCGAAGTGCCCACCGGCACGGCCCTGCACGCCGCTTTGCAGCACTACGCCCACGCGCAGGGCGTGACCCAACTGTTCGGCGGCGAAGGCAAAGTCTTTCCAGAATTAGACAACGACCACATGGTGCGGGCCGCGCTTTTCCGGGTCTGCATGAGCGGCAACGTGCCGTACCGTGCTTGGCGGGCGCTGAGAAACCACGCGGGGCTGCGGATGCTCAACCTCACCCACGATGAGCAGCGGGTTGCGCAGTATTTGGGCCTGAGCACCCTTAAGGCCGTCAAATTTATTCAGCGGGCGGTTGACCGGGGCATGGGCCAAGCGAGCGGGTAA
- a CDS encoding VOC family protein codes for MGQPTDAQADAFHAGGVNDSQTTTASQTADSPLLDLAGITLEVNHLARGVRFYEQVLGLERLEQEAGNTSSVATLRVNAHQTLSLWQPVTRQHNDARLAPLQARGATHLHYAFQVQITDLPRCKDVLDEHGLSWQEINLGTPDAPDKGLYFFDPFGHGLELRGVNLADSRRPYFLPSVQPARPHALPILGLREAALAFQDYSAMKTRLPQAYGFAFAKEQEDRDFAQFTLAPRPEPDGNGTPRRWLYAWDPQVGLADMLGGDHALVKFYADVQAVTRRVKQAGLPHLLDEVGLAVRDPEGHVFEFVEPPA; via the coding sequence GTGGGCCAGCCTACGGACGCGCAGGCCGACGCCTTTCATGCTGGGGGCGTGAACGATTCGCAGACCACCACTGCCTCTCAGACCGCCGACTCACCGCTGCTCGACTTGGCAGGCATCACCTTGGAAGTCAACCATCTGGCGCGGGGCGTGCGCTTTTATGAACAGGTTCTGGGCCTTGAGAGACTTGAGCAGGAAGCGGGGAACACCAGCAGCGTCGCCACCCTGCGCGTCAATGCCCACCAGACCCTGAGTTTGTGGCAGCCGGTGACGCGGCAGCACAACGACGCCCGGCTCGCACCTTTGCAGGCACGTGGGGCCACTCACCTGCATTACGCTTTTCAGGTGCAGATTACAGACTTGCCGCGCTGCAAAGATGTGCTCGACGAACACGGCCTGAGTTGGCAAGAAATCAATCTGGGCACACCCGACGCGCCCGACAAAGGCCTTTATTTCTTCGATCCTTTCGGGCACGGCTTGGAACTGCGCGGCGTCAACTTGGCCGATTCGCGCCGCCCTTACTTTTTGCCTTCAGTGCAACCGGCCCGCCCCCACGCTCTGCCGATCCTCGGCCTACGCGAAGCGGCGCTGGCGTTTCAGGATTACTCCGCCATGAAAACGCGCTTGCCGCAAGCTTACGGCTTCGCCTTTGCCAAAGAGCAAGAAGACCGTGATTTTGCTCAGTTCACGTTGGCCCCGCGCCCCGAACCTGACGGCAACGGCACGCCCCGGCGCTGGCTCTATGCCTGGGATCCGCAAGTGGGCCTCGCCGATATGCTGGGAGGCGACCACGCCCTCGTCAAGTTCTACGCCGACGTGCAGGCCGTGACCCGGCGGGTCAAGCAAGCGGGCCTGCCGCACCTGCTCGACGAAGTGGGGCTGGCGGTGCGCGACCCGGAAGGACATGTCTTTGAATTTGTCGAGCCGCCCGCTTGA
- a CDS encoding NAD-dependent succinate-semialdehyde dehydrogenase, with amino-acid sequence MTGTAQPTFDLISPSSGQVIAQIPDQTVQDAQDAVERSVKAFGSWRTTSVYERSVLLRKFNDLMLRDVGEIARLIASEMGKPVTEAAGEVKYAASFLEWYAEEAKRIYGTVVPSQSVTKQLMVTHEPVGPVYAVTPWNFPAAMATRKVGPALAAGCTIILKAAEQSPLTALKMAELWTEAGGPADTFIVLTTSDPVPTTKVMMDDARIRKITFTGSTEVGRLLAAQAAPTLKRVSLELGGHAPYLIFDDADLDQAVADVIACKFRNAGQTCVCVNRVYVQRGIADEFTRKLSEAAAQLKVGDPLDAATQIGPLVDAQGLAKVKRHVTDALSKGATATTGGEAGEGLYFQPTVLSGVRAEMLIMQEETFGPVAPIIVFDTEEEAVKAANDTEFGLAAYLWTNNLSRAFRVSAALEYGIIGLNDPVPSTAQAPFGGVKQSGYGREGGLWGIQEYLTTKYLSMNVK; translated from the coding sequence ATGACCGGAACAGCACAGCCAACTTTTGACCTGATCAGCCCGTCCAGCGGCCAAGTAATTGCCCAGATCCCCGACCAGACGGTGCAGGACGCCCAGGACGCCGTCGAGCGCAGTGTCAAGGCGTTCGGGTCGTGGCGCACAACCAGCGTCTACGAGCGCTCGGTTCTGCTGCGCAAATTCAACGATCTGATGCTGCGCGACGTCGGCGAAATCGCCCGCCTGATCGCCTCCGAGATGGGCAAACCGGTCACCGAGGCAGCGGGCGAGGTCAAGTACGCCGCGTCTTTTCTGGAGTGGTACGCCGAGGAAGCCAAACGCATCTACGGCACGGTGGTGCCCAGCCAGAGCGTGACCAAGCAGTTGATGGTCACCCATGAACCGGTCGGGCCTGTTTACGCCGTGACCCCCTGGAACTTTCCGGCGGCAATGGCGACCCGCAAAGTAGGCCCAGCGCTGGCGGCAGGCTGCACCATCATTCTCAAGGCCGCTGAGCAGTCGCCGCTCACGGCCCTCAAAATGGCCGAGCTGTGGACTGAGGCGGGCGGCCCGGCAGACACCTTTATCGTGCTAACCACCTCCGATCCGGTGCCGACCACCAAGGTGATGATGGATGATGCCCGCATTCGCAAGATTACCTTCACCGGCAGCACCGAAGTGGGCCGCTTGCTGGCTGCTCAGGCTGCACCGACCCTCAAGCGCGTGTCGCTGGAACTCGGCGGGCACGCACCGTACCTAATTTTTGATGACGCCGACCTCGATCAGGCGGTGGCCGACGTCATAGCCTGCAAGTTCCGCAACGCCGGGCAGACCTGCGTGTGCGTCAACCGGGTGTATGTGCAGCGCGGCATTGCCGACGAGTTTACCCGCAAGCTGAGCGAGGCGGCGGCCCAGCTGAAGGTGGGCGACCCACTGGACGCTGCCACCCAAATCGGGCCGCTGGTGGACGCGCAGGGCTTAGCCAAAGTCAAGCGCCATGTCACGGACGCGCTGAGCAAAGGCGCAACCGCCACGACAGGTGGTGAGGCTGGTGAAGGCTTGTACTTCCAGCCCACCGTGCTCAGCGGTGTCCGTGCTGAGATGCTCATCATGCAGGAAGAAACGTTTGGCCCTGTAGCTCCGATCATCGTTTTCGACACGGAAGAAGAAGCAGTGAAGGCTGCCAACGACACCGAGTTCGGGCTGGCCGCTTACCTGTGGACGAACAACCTCTCCCGCGCCTTCCGGGTCTCCGCTGCCTTGGAGTACGGCATCATCGGGCTGAACGATCCGGTTCCCAGCACGGCGCAGGCTCCATTCGGCGGCGTCAAGCAGAGCGGGTATGGACGCGAGGGCGGGCTGTGGGGCATTCAAGAGTACCTCACCACCAAGTACCTCAGCATGAATGTGAAGTAA
- a CDS encoding FAD-binding oxidoreductase: protein MNSPVPNSSAFSELRAYFGERFSTVPDVLEQHGRDESRAERHLPDAVIFARSEDEVRRVMASASQFEIPIIPFAAGSSLEGQLIPVRGGISLDVSQMNTVLDIQPQGFLATVQAGVTYPALNRQARPHGLFFPVDPGAEASLGGMAATNASGTGAVRYGTMRDNVLSMRAVLIGGKVIQLGTQARKSSAGYDLRHLLIGSEGTLGVITELSVKLHPLPSELAVLRCHFRSVEAAAQCAASVMQAGLQPERLELMDERQMRAVNLHQGTRYPEAPTLWIELAAASRTALDEALALCAELCAAGGAGGVELARSETERQQLWQARHQAYYAARALHPGHAMLSTDLCVPLHELAPTIALTHRLCAENNLDASFVGHVGDGNFHVLFHAEPEDAATWQMIGRVYDLMVAAALAVGGTCSGEHGIGLHKRRHLRAQHGDLLELMRGIKALFDPQGLMNPGKIFEED from the coding sequence ATGAACAGCCCAGTTCCAAACAGCTCAGCTTTCAGCGAACTGCGTGCCTATTTTGGTGAACGCTTTTCAACCGTACCGGACGTGCTGGAGCAGCATGGCCGCGATGAGAGCCGCGCCGAGCGCCACTTGCCCGACGCGGTGATTTTTGCCCGCAGCGAAGACGAGGTGCGGCGGGTGATGGCGTCCGCGTCACAGTTTGAGATTCCCATCATTCCCTTCGCGGCGGGCAGCAGCTTGGAAGGCCAACTGATTCCGGTGCGCGGCGGGATTTCTTTAGACGTTTCGCAGATGAACACCGTGCTGGACATCCAGCCGCAGGGCTTTTTGGCAACGGTGCAGGCGGGCGTGACGTATCCGGCGCTCAACCGGCAGGCGCGGCCACACGGCCTGTTTTTTCCGGTTGATCCGGGCGCGGAGGCCAGTCTCGGCGGCATGGCGGCCACCAACGCCTCGGGTACGGGAGCGGTGCGCTACGGCACCATGCGCGACAACGTGCTGTCTATGCGGGCGGTGCTGATCGGTGGAAAAGTGATTCAACTGGGCACTCAGGCCCGTAAAAGCAGCGCCGGATACGACCTGCGCCACCTGCTGATCGGCTCGGAAGGCACGCTGGGCGTCATCACCGAACTGAGCGTCAAGCTTCACCCACTGCCTTCTGAGTTGGCGGTGCTGCGCTGCCACTTCAGGAGCGTGGAAGCAGCGGCCCAGTGCGCGGCCAGCGTGATGCAGGCAGGCTTGCAACCCGAGCGCTTGGAGCTGATGGACGAGCGGCAAATGAGGGCCGTCAACTTGCATCAGGGCACCCGCTATCCCGAAGCGCCGACCCTCTGGATCGAACTTGCTGCCGCCAGCCGCACGGCGCTGGACGAAGCGCTGGCCCTTTGCGCCGAACTCTGCGCGGCGGGCGGTGCGGGCGGCGTGGAGCTGGCCCGCAGCGAAACCGAGCGCCAGCAGCTCTGGCAAGCGCGGCACCAAGCCTACTACGCCGCCCGCGCCCTGCACCCCGGCCACGCCATGCTCAGCACCGATCTGTGCGTGCCGCTGCACGAACTGGCTCCCACCATCGCCCTGACCCACCGCCTGTGCGCCGAGAACAACCTGGACGCCAGCTTCGTCGGCCACGTGGGAGACGGCAATTTTCACGTGCTGTTTCACGCTGAGCCGGAAGACGCGGCGACTTGGCAAATGATCGGGCGGGTTTATGACCTGATGGTCGCCGCAGCTTTGGCGGTGGGCGGCACTTGCAGCGGCGAACACGGCATCGGCCTGCACAAACGCCGCCACCTCCGCGCCCAACACGGCGACCTCCTAGAACTGATGCGCGGCATCAAAGCGCTGTTCGATCCGCAAGGCCTGATGAATCCCGGCAAGATTTTCGAGGAAGATTGA
- a CDS encoding PKD domain-containing protein: MNKLFSAAAVLTAVLGLAACNPKTPPAANTAPVASFTFTPASGPAALSVSTDNTSTDADTADTLTYDWDWGDGSTHDTAKSPSHTYSSAGIFTITLKTTDNHAASSTKTASVTVTMAAPATPAEFFAKNSAIVQKQTFTPGTVDTTLTFAQGTQLVFAPNSVLDASGNPYSGVVNVSVREIQDKSDMILSNVLTVSVPTNADPAPLVSGGMFNLDIKTPAGADLKINPAVGVGAKVPIKDAKLDVDPKIKNPMQQFVGQSNTCGGQGNAGPIRTPVPIPAGDSSVNWCPVAGKFTIDTTTPPGSYVFSVFNKGWINCDFFWNDPRTKTTIHVDLEPINDANTIVFLVPQGIKTVIALYTKDGANARKSYDNSLPIGLNAELVAITFNAGKQYLAHKTITVSAGLSEKLTFSEATDAQIKAYLTSVNGS; this comes from the coding sequence ATGAACAAATTGTTTTCTGCCGCTGCTGTCCTGACCGCCGTTCTCGGCCTCGCCGCTTGTAATCCCAAGACTCCGCCCGCCGCCAATACTGCGCCGGTTGCCAGCTTCACCTTCACGCCCGCCAGTGGCCCCGCTGCCCTGAGTGTCAGCACCGACAACACCAGCACCGACGCCGACACCGCCGACACGCTGACCTACGACTGGGACTGGGGAGACGGCAGCACCCACGACACCGCCAAGTCGCCCAGCCACACCTACAGCAGCGCCGGAATCTTTACCATTACCCTCAAGACCACCGACAACCACGCGGCCTCCAGCACCAAGACGGCCAGCGTGACCGTGACTATGGCCGCGCCTGCTACACCCGCCGAATTTTTCGCCAAAAATAGCGCGATTGTTCAGAAACAGACCTTTACGCCGGGAACTGTAGACACCACCCTGACCTTCGCGCAGGGTACTCAGTTGGTGTTCGCCCCCAATTCGGTGCTGGACGCCAGCGGCAACCCCTACAGCGGCGTGGTCAATGTCAGCGTCCGCGAGATTCAGGACAAGTCGGACATGATCCTGAGCAACGTGCTGACTGTCTCTGTGCCGACCAACGCTGATCCGGCTCCGCTGGTGTCGGGCGGCATGTTCAACCTGGACATCAAAACGCCAGCGGGCGCAGACCTCAAGATCAATCCGGCGGTAGGGGTGGGAGCTAAGGTGCCGATCAAAGATGCAAAACTTGACGTAGACCCGAAGATTAAAAATCCGATGCAGCAATTTGTCGGCCAGTCCAACACCTGCGGCGGTCAGGGAAATGCCGGGCCGATTCGCACTCCTGTCCCGATTCCGGCGGGCGATTCCAGCGTCAATTGGTGTCCGGTGGCGGGCAAGTTCACCATCGACACCACCACGCCCCCCGGCTCATATGTCTTCAGCGTGTTCAATAAGGGCTGGATCAACTGCGATTTCTTCTGGAACGATCCCCGCACCAAAACCACCATTCACGTTGATTTGGAACCGATCAACGACGCCAACACCATCGTGTTTTTGGTGCCGCAGGGCATCAAAACGGTCATCGCGCTCTACACCAAAGACGGCGCGAATGCCCGCAAGAGCTACGATAATTCGCTGCCGATTGGCCTCAACGCCGAACTCGTCGCCATCACCTTCAACGCGGGCAAGCAGTATCTGGCCCACAAAACCATCACCGTATCGGCTGGCCTCAGCGAGAAGCTCACCTTCTCTGAGGCCACCGACGCACAGATCAAGGCTTACCTGACTTCGGTCAACGGATCGTAA